DNA from Terriglobia bacterium:
CGTGCCCGGATTTTCACGGGCTTCAAAATGGGAGGCTGCCGCCCATGTCGAGAATATGACCCTTACAACCGCGCCGCGAGCAGATCTGGACAACGCCGCCCCCGCGAACGATCATCGGGACCATGGGAGCCTCACACTCGGGGCAACTGGAAGCCCCGATCAGCTCAGTGTGACAATGGGGACAGAAGAAATTCACCACAATGTCCGGCGGAATCTTGAATTCCGATTCGACGGTGTAACTTCCATACAGGCAGGACAGGCGCAGCCAGCCATGTTCGTTTCCGAAAGAGACCGTCACGCGGATTGAAGAATAGCCATCCACGGGATGATCTGAGTCCATCAAACTGTGATTGCAGCGGGGACAGCTCACCTCAACGGCAAAGATCCGCTGGTCGCGGAAAATCTCCACGTTGTCCAGGCCGGCTTTGGCTTTCTCCACAATCTCTTTGACCTTGACCGGGCTCACATTAGAAAAATAGTGCCCGTCCACCACAACAATAGGCCCCAGGGCACAGGCCCCCAGGCAGTTGACCGTTTCCAGCGTGAACTCGCGATCCGCTGTGGTTTCCCCCACCGCGATCCCGAGTTCCTTTTTGAACTTGTCTCCAACCGCGGCGCCCCCTCGAACGTGACACGCTGTCCCGAGGCAGACCGACGTCACGTGTTTCCCGCGCGGCTTCAGGCTGAAGGAACGGAAGAAGGTGGCGACGCCGTAAATATCCACGAGAGAGCGGCCGGTCTGTACCGCGACGGTCTTCAACGCTTCGGCGGGAAGATAGCCGTACCGGGATTGGATCTCCTGGAGAATGGAGATCAGTCCGCCCCGGTCGCCTGCATGTTTCTCGATGATGCCCGAGACGCTTATTCCAATGACACCTGGGATGGTTTCCGTGGTCATAGCCGCCTTAGTCCGGAAGTGTTTTGCGAACGTCTCCGGAAAGATGCACCACCGCGCTTATCGGTATTCCACACAGTGCCAAACCCCTCCTTCGGGCTTTGGAAAAGTGCACCCTGTTTGCTTGTCACAACTGGCGCAGAGTCCGGGAGACTTGCTGGAGTCGGCCGTTCCCGTCACAGTGCGATTCGCCCGGAAACGATCGGCCCTGGAGAGATCAACAGCGACTTTCGGCTGAATGGGTGGAAACGACACATACTCTCCACATTCTACGGGAGGGTGGTCGAGGTCCCTTGGAAAGGTACAACTGGGCCCTTCCACACAGGATGCGCAGATACCTCCGTAGACCTCAACGACTTCTTCCTGGGCTGCAGTCTTACCCTTTGGTTCCTGATCAATCTCTGGAATGACTTTTCTCAGCGTGGATGACATATTCTCCTGCCTGCCTCCCCTTGTGGTTAATCCATCTGAAAAATCTGGAGGCATTCATCAGCGTTCGTGACCGCAAGGGAGGAGTCTGGTTGTCGGCTGATGCATGCCCCCTCATGAACAGGTCCTCTCCAGTCCATGATTTGCTGTGGGTGTCACACCCAATGGCACCCACAGAGATATATGGCAACTGTTCGGCCAAACTTTACGCGATGAGTGATGAAGGAGAGGATTGCGAAGAAGGAGCAATAAGGATGACTTAACTTCATGCAGGGAGAAGGGTTGCTGAAAGAGGTTTCACCCCACTGCCTCGCCTCTCGAGAAAAGCGCCTCAGAGTTTTGACGTTGAGATGCGGAGAGGATTCGACCACCGGAGAGAATCTCTCCAGTGGAGTAGCCGAAGCGGGCATTTAACGCGAGGGTGCGATTCGGCGTTCTCTTGGGGATGTGCGTGAGATGAGGTCAGATGGGTGTTCAGTCACCAGAGATTGGGAGGTCCTTGAGTTTATCCCTAAGGGTTTTGCGATCGATTCCGAGGATTTCGGCAGCGCGGGTTTTGTTGCCTCCGACGCTTTCCAGCACATTGCGAATATACTCCGTCTCGACCTGGGCCAGGGTTCGATCCAATCCGCTGCCTCTGAGTGCCGAGAACCGCATGAGCGAGGGCAGATCGGGCACCTCGATCAGTTCGCCTTCGGTCATGACCACGAGTCGCTGAATCACATTCTCTAACTCGCGCACGTTTCCCGGCCAGTGGTAGTTGCGGAGCACCTCCAGGGCATTCGCAGAAAAACGGGGAGCGGTTTTGCCGAGCTCCTTTGCAAATTTGGTGGCGAAATGCTTGGTGAGGTGAAGAATGTCGTCCCCCCGCTCGCGCAAGGGGGGAATGTCGATGGTGATGACATTGAGTCGAAAGTACAAATCCTGCCGAAAGACGCCTTTCTTCACCAGGGCCTGCAAATCCTTATTGGTCGCTGCGAGGATTCTGACATCCACTTTTCGAGTCCGGCTGGAACCCACCATGCAGACCTCTTTGTCCTGGAGGACTCGCAGCAGTTTCACCTGCATGCCCAGGCTGGTTTCACTGACCTCGTCGAGGAAGATCGTTCCTCCGTCGGCGGTCTGAAAAAAGCCGGCACGGGTCTCGGTGGCGCCAGTGAAGGCCCCTTTGAGATGACCGAAGAGCTCGCTTTCGAGCAGTTCCTCCGGAATCCCGCCGCAGTTGACCGGGACGAATGAGGCCGACGCGCGCGGACTGTTATAGTGGATGGCTCGTGCGGCCAGTTCTTTACCCGTGCCGCTCTCTCCGGTTATCAGCACGGTGGCTAGAGTGGTGGCGGCCTTCGTGATGGCGACCGAAACCTTCTTCATGGCTTCGGACTCGCCGATCAGCCCGAGATGTGTTGGCAGAGGAGGGGGAAGCGGATGGTAGCCTGATCTCCGCACGCGCAGTTTGTCGAGGGCCCGGGAGACGGCGGCAAACAGCTCGTCGTCAGTAAAGGGTTTGACGAGATAGTCTTCGGCGCCCGACCGGACCGCTTCGACCGCCCCTCCGATCGAAGGGTATCCGGTGATCATCATGACTTCGGTGTCTTTGAAGTTTTCCCGGACATGACGGATCAAATCCAGACCGCTGATCTTGGGCATTTTGAGGTCGGTGATGACCAGGTCGACGGCGGTGGCATCCAGAACGTGAATCGCCTGGGTCACACCGGGAGCGGTGAAGACCCGATACCCCTTGGAGGCCAGGTTTCGCTGGAGGACCTCGAGGGTTTCCGGCGCATCATCGACTACCAGAATCTGTTCCTTGTCATTCGAAGATACCATTAGATTCAACCCCTTCTTTGTGGAACCCATAGGAGACCGGAAGGAGAATTTCAAATCGCGAGCCGTGACCGACCTCACTGTCCACCTTGATCGATCCCCCGTGGGCAGTCACAATCCCATGTACCACCGGCAAGCCCAGGCCGGTTCCCTCCCCGATTTCCTTGGTGGTAAAAAAAGGGATGAAAATCTGCTGCAAGACTTCCTTGGTCATTCCCGTCCCGGTGTCTTCCACGATGAGAGAGACGTGGCTGTTCGAGGCCATCGTCCTGATGGTCAACCGGCCGCCCTCCGGCATGGCTTGCAGGGCATTGACCACCAGATTGACCAACACCTGGTGGAGCTGCGAGGGATCGGCGGTCACCTTGGGCAAATCGGGGTGCAGGTCACGCACGAGCTCGATCCCCGCTTTAATGCAGCGGGTCTCAAGAAAGTAAAGGCCATCTTCGACCATCTGGTTCAAATCGACTTTATCGGTCCGGGGAGGCAATTGTCGTGAAAACAGCATGAGTTTCTTGACCACCTCACGGGCGTGGAGGGTGGCCGCAACGATTTTCTCAAGATCCTGAACAGTCTGCTGGGGCAGCTCCGCCGACTTCATGGCCAACTGGGCAAACCCCAGAATACTGCCCAGGGGTTCGTTCAACTCATGGGCCACTCCTGCAGACAGCTGGCCAATCGTCGCCAACCGGTCGGCATGACGGAGCTGGTCTTGCAGCTTGATCTTTTCCTCTTCAGCCTGGAGGCGCTCGATGAGAAGGGCCACCTCCTTGGCCACGGTGTCGATCAAGCTTCGCTCCTCCTTGAGAAAAGGCCCTTCATCGATCTCCGGCCTCTGCTCCGAGTACGTCACCTCGACAACGCCGCGATGGTCTCCGTTGGCAATGATCTCAGCCTTCTGCTGATGACATCCTTCCTGGAAGTTGGTTGAGGCATAGGTGCGGTCATCGAGAAGGATTCGGGCCGAGGCGATCTCCGGATACAACCAGGCGGGAGGAAGCAGGGCCACAATGCCATGAAGGATTTCATCCTGGGAAACGCCGGGACGTTCCACCCACTGAGAAATCCCATACAGACAGGTCAATTCTTTGACTCGTTCCCGCAGTTTCACCTGGGTGATCCGGTGGACGAGGGCGACGCCTAATATTTGTGCGATCCCTTCATACAGCTCGATTTGATCCTTTGAGAAGAAATTTGGACGAGCGCTCCTCATTTCAATCAAGCCGATCTTTTTTCGATCATCCATAATCGGGATCATGGCCAGGGAACGAAAATCTCCCGGGGCGCGCGGGGGGCGTCCGGAGACCTTCTTCCGGACCGGCGAACGATCGTTTGAGAGCTTTTGCACATCACCTATCCAGAGGCTTCCTTTCTCTGTCAGGGGCGGAAGGGTCAAAGCTCGGATGCGCCCAAGGAGCGCCGAGCGCCACGCCTTCAGAGGCAAATCCTGTCTGAGGTCTCCGTTCCGGACGCTGCCAATCCCCTGCCGGTCCGGAATCACTTCGTAATGGAACGGGGGCTTGCGACGACGCTGCAGTTCGGTCCAGTAGCAGTTGTCGTGCTCCTCTAATTGGATCGCAACAGAGTCACACTTGGAAGAAATCAATAAGATCTCTGAGACTTCCCGCAGGAAATCAATTCGCAGGAGACCTCGTGTTGCCAACTGAAGAATTCGACTCGACATGTCCCGGAAGTCGTGGACACGATGGGAGACAGGCGCCTGTGGGTGAGTCTTTCGTGATTTGGTTTTTCCTGGCGGCATTGCAGTCGGTGGGAGAAGGCCTTCCCCGCAGTTCAGACACCTGTTCACGGCGACCTTAGTCTCCGTGGAACTCCAGTGTATCACGGTTGGGGAAGTGACCGATATGGCGCGTCGCCTTTTCCGGTCCCTCGGCCGGGGAGACGGCAACACTATGCGCAATCCGCAGCCATCGAATCACGCCATGATTCTCCGGATCCCGTCTCTCAGCTGGGGAACATTGAAGTTGATCAACAAACCCTGACGTCTTCTGCTCAGTCTGAGAGAGGTGAGGAGCTGGGCTTCGTAGAGTGGGATGATAGCTTCCGTCGCTTTGATTTTAACGACGAGTTGATCATCCACGAGCATATCGATCCTTAAGCCTCCCTCCAGCCGGACTCCGTTATAGGTAATCGGGATGATGACTTGATTCTGCACCTTCGCCCCGCGCCTTTTCAGTTCATACGAGAGGCAAAGCTCATAAACTGATTTGAGCAAGCCGGGCCCAAGAATTCTGTGGACGTTGAACGCGGCGTCAAGCGTGAGGGTTGCAGCACATTCCGTTCCGAGCGATAGGGTTTCGAGTGTTGACATGGTCATGTCTTCATGAGGGGGTAGTTGAGATCGAGGGGGAAAAATTAAGCGGGGGAAACAGGCCTTCCAACACAAACCTTATCGACTTCTTTGAGGCGCGTCAAGGCTAAATGCACCATTCCACATTTATAGTGCGCAAGCTTGCTCGTGCTTCGGTTCGGCGAGGCAAGCGGCAACGTCCTAATTTGAATTTCTTGATTTTTGTTTTGCAATTGACATGATCGAATAAAACAGTGCAAATGTGAGAACTGCGACGATGAAAGTCCCAAGGTAAAAGCCGAAGATTATCTTCATGATGACATGAAGGAAAAGCAAGATACAGAGAAGGAGGGCAGAAAACAATGCCAGCAAAATGGACCATTTCAGTCGATTCATATCCATTCAAGCGCTCCCACTAAAGCTCGCCCCGACGATTGCGCTTCAATCTCAGGGGACAGTCCCTAGGGACAGGCACTAGGGACAGTCCCTTTTTATGAGGGACAGTCCCTTTTTATGCGGGACCATAAATTAGCGGACGCAGCAGGAGTGCGCGAGCTTGCTGGTTCCTTGGTTCGGCGCAGCTTGCCATGCGGAGCGAATGAGCGCAAAGCGAGATTCACGGCAGGAAAGCGGCCCGCCGCGGCGGGCCGCACTCCAAACTACGGGCCCTGACTTTGGAATTCAGGGTTAGTTCATACCCGGGCGCAGCTTGGCGATCTCTTTTCGGATGGCCAGCAGGGTCATTCCGCTTTGGCTCAAGGCCACAAATCCAAGAATCCAGAGCGGGAAGGTCAGCAGGACAAACACTACGACGGAGAAACCGGTCGCAAGCGTTTTGTCCACACCAAAGAGGGTCAAACCGACCACCGTGAAGAACTGGTAGGTGCCCACATTGGCGGGCGCATTGGGCAGAGCTGTCCCGAGATGCACAATCAGAAAAACGACCGCACCCACCCACAACGAGAGCGGCAATCCGTAAGCCCACATGACCAGCCAGAATGACACCGCTTGGAGTCCCAGCATGACCAGGGAGACGATCGTGGCCAGGTAAAACGGACGCGACAGGCCGATCGCCTTCAATCCGCCAGCAAGACCAGTCACTACCGAGCCCGCGCGACGCCACAGTCCCAAGCCTTCTGACTTCTCATCTTTCGGTCCGGGATCGGCCCTTTGCCTGCGGAGGACGACAAACACAAACAAGGCGGTAGCCACCAAAACGAGGACCCCCAGGACATCTCCGGCTTCGAGGAGGTCTTTCGGCAAGGGGACGAGGATGGCGGTGAGCCCGATGGCGAGGGCCATCCAGATACCATCAAGCCATCGCTCCACCATCATGGAGGGGACGACCGCCCTCAAGGGGACAGGAATCCATCGCGATACAAGGTAGGCGCGGACCAATTCGCCGAAACGCATCGGCAGCACTTCATTCGTAAAGAGACCCACGTAAATCGCCTGCGTCGAGCGCCAGACGGTCGTGTGTCCCACGGGGACGAGCAACAGTTTCCACCGCCACCCTTGGGCGACGTAGTTCAGAACATCCAAGAGGATGGCTAAGGCGACCCATTCCCAGCGGATGCTCTTCATGTTCCGGAACAGGTATTCGGCGCGAATATCATGGAAGACCCAAATCAAGCAGGCGAGGGCGATGGCGTATCCGGCTGCCGGTTGGATCCACCGCCGAACACCTCCCGGCCGGGAGAGAGCTGCGTCCTTCACTGTGTCGCCGACTGGATCCATTCAATGCCTTTTCGAAGAGCTCTAAAGAAGTCCGTTGTGTTTCCATCGAAACGGTGATCGTTGGCCTCAATCAGTTCAAACCGTTTGGGTTCCTTTGCGGCTGAAAACAAGTCCCGGGCCGTTGAGACAGGCACGTAGTCGTCGTGGCTTGATTGGATCATCCAGAGGGGAAGGGGAGTCACTTGCGGGAGATATTCGGCGCTTTGAAAGCGGGGTTCCTGGGGGATTTTCTTGGTCACATAAGTGAGGTAATCCGCCAACCGCCAGCCCAGAATATTAACAGGGCCCAGGCCGATGGTAACCAGTCCATTAAAGCTCTTCTTGTTCTCTGGAGCTGCCGCCGTGAGCAGGCATAACCCTGCCCCTTCCGACCATCCCACCAGGGTCAGACTTTCTTTCTTGTCCTTCACAATCAATTCTGCCATTGACTTGAAGTCTTTCATGACATCCGGAACCGTCAGGCTGGTCTTCCCGCTGAAACCTTCAAGATAACGTTTTGTGTCGAGCGCATACACATCGTTTCCCCAGGAAGCCATCGTCTCTGCGATCGTGATAGCGAAGCCTCGCCAACCCCCGTCTCCCGGAACAAAAAGGATCTTCGGACGAGGGGTCGCTGTGGAAGGGCTTCCATCGATCAAGTAGACATCTTGTTTCTGGCCACGAATGATCCACGTGTAATGGACGGGCGCGGGTCCCCCGGCGAAGCAGGCTGTCTCCGCCGCCAGGAAGCACAGAAGGGTGGTCGCGATGAGACGTCTAGGCATACAGGATTTCCTCTTCCACGGAGGCGCTGACCTTGCTCAAAGCGATGGCCAGTCGAGGCAAGTCAAGGGGGTTGCGGTAGATGGCGTATCGGGGCTCCCAGGAAGTTGCAAACTTGGCCTTGTATTGCCGCAGACCGCGGTAGCTGAAGAGAAAATTCAGATACTGGAAGAAAAAATGGACAGCTCTCTCTTCCGGTGAAGCCGCTTCCTTTTCCGCAAAACCCGACATCGGGGCCATGCCCAAATCAAATCTCTCGAATCCCTGCTCCCGTTGATGGGAAAACAGATTCAAAAAAAGGTAATCCATGATTCCATTTGGGGCGTCGGTCCTATGCCGCATGAGATCGCTGGTGGATTCCCCTTTTCGGTACGAAGGGATGATATTCACAAAGCCCAGGACCCGTTCATCTCTTCCGGCGGCGACAAACAAGGGGGTCTTGCGGATGTAATCGGGATCGAACTGGCCCAGCGTGAATCCGCGCTCGCGACGGCCGGGGATCTGCAACCATTGATTGGAGACTTCCCTGGCCTGAGCGAGCACCCCATCGGGAAGGGGAGGGTCGTATCGACGGGTGTGGATTCCGGCTTTTTCCAGCCGGTTGATGGTATGACGAAATTTCTTCATGGATTTCCCTTCCAGGCTGAATTGCGCCAGATCCACCACGGCGTCATCCCCGATCTTAAGCTTCTTAAATCCAAAGCGATAATACACGGACAAAAAATCAGGCAGGGTCTGATGAAAGCCAATCCCCCAATCGTTTTCCCTGCACATGTCGGTAAACTCGTGGATGGCTGGTCCAATTTCTTCATCCGGACCCACCGGGTCCCCCAGCACAATTGCGAAATTCCCTGCAACACGGTAAGCCAGGAAGCAGTTTTGCGACCGGGAGAAGAAAATCGATTTATCGGGCCAGATCTTGAAATAGTCTAAGGACGAGCGGCCATGTTCTTCGAGCAGATGGACCGCGTGGGCCCGTTCGTGGGGGAGCATCGCATACTGATAGATCACGGGTCGAAACAGGGAAAAGCCGGCATAGCTGAAGGCGGTGATGCCCATGACATAGAGCGAGTCGACGAACCAGTGAGCATACCTCGTGTGTGGAGTGATGGCTGGATCGCCGAGCAATGAAAAAAACAACAGGGTTCGATGGATGGATTCCCAAATGTTGAAATTAATGCCGAAATGTCTTGGATCGAGGGCCCAAAACCCAGCCACGCCGTATGCCAGGGCGATCAGTGCCGCAGTCCCGAAGCGAAGGAGTCCCCCCGGGAGA
Protein-coding regions in this window:
- a CDS encoding sigma-54 dependent transcriptional regulator, whose amino-acid sequence is MVSSNDKEQILVVDDAPETLEVLQRNLASKGYRVFTAPGVTQAIHVLDATAVDLVITDLKMPKISGLDLIRHVRENFKDTEVMMITGYPSIGGAVEAVRSGAEDYLVKPFTDDELFAAVSRALDKLRVRRSGYHPLPPPLPTHLGLIGESEAMKKVSVAITKAATTLATVLITGESGTGKELAARAIHYNSPRASASFVPVNCGGIPEELLESELFGHLKGAFTGATETRAGFFQTADGGTIFLDEVSETSLGMQVKLLRVLQDKEVCMVGSSRTRKVDVRILAATNKDLQALVKKGVFRQDLYFRLNVITIDIPPLRERGDDILHLTKHFATKFAKELGKTAPRFSANALEVLRNYHWPGNVRELENVIQRLVVMTEGELIEVPDLPSLMRFSALRGSGLDRTLAQVETEYIRNVLESVGGNKTRAAEILGIDRKTLRDKLKDLPISGD
- a CDS encoding alpha/beta hydrolase, giving the protein MPRRLIATTLLCFLAAETACFAGGPAPVHYTWIIRGQKQDVYLIDGSPSTATPRPKILFVPGDGGWRGFAITIAETMASWGNDVYALDTKRYLEGFSGKTSLTVPDVMKDFKSMAELIVKDKKESLTLVGWSEGAGLCLLTAAAPENKKSFNGLVTIGLGPVNILGWRLADYLTYVTKKIPQEPRFQSAEYLPQVTPLPLWMIQSSHDDYVPVSTARDLFSAAKEPKRFELIEANDHRFDGNTTDFFRALRKGIEWIQSATQ
- a CDS encoding GxxExxY protein; translated protein: MSTLETLSLGTECAATLTLDAAFNVHRILGPGLLKSVYELCLSYELKRRGAKVQNQVIIPITYNGVRLEGGLRIDMLVDDQLVVKIKATEAIIPLYEAQLLTSLRLSRRRQGLLINFNVPQLRDGIRRIMA
- a CDS encoding flippase-like domain-containing protein, coding for MDPVGDTVKDAALSRPGGVRRWIQPAAGYAIALACLIWVFHDIRAEYLFRNMKSIRWEWVALAILLDVLNYVAQGWRWKLLLVPVGHTTVWRSTQAIYVGLFTNEVLPMRFGELVRAYLVSRWIPVPLRAVVPSMMVERWLDGIWMALAIGLTAILVPLPKDLLEAGDVLGVLVLVATALFVFVVLRRQRADPGPKDEKSEGLGLWRRAGSVVTGLAGGLKAIGLSRPFYLATIVSLVMLGLQAVSFWLVMWAYGLPLSLWVGAVVFLIVHLGTALPNAPANVGTYQFFTVVGLTLFGVDKTLATGFSVVVFVLLTFPLWILGFVALSQSGMTLLAIRKEIAKLRPGMN
- a CDS encoding phosphatidylglycerol lysyltransferase domain-containing protein, producing MKKRTAWIWIVALVTLGSGLFNIVSVMDPALPHHREIWGLVVPLEFLRLRRFLTLFIGFALAVSSLNIYKRKKRAFQGVLALGCLSVIVHLLKGRDYEHALLSLVLVIVLLLNRKSFTVKSSIPDLPGGLLRFGTAALIALAYGVAGFWALDPRHFGINFNIWESIHRTLLFFSLLGDPAITPHTRYAHWFVDSLYVMGITAFSYAGFSLFRPVIYQYAMLPHERAHAVHLLEEHGRSSLDYFKIWPDKSIFFSRSQNCFLAYRVAGNFAIVLGDPVGPDEEIGPAIHEFTDMCRENDWGIGFHQTLPDFLSVYYRFGFKKLKIGDDAVVDLAQFSLEGKSMKKFRHTINRLEKAGIHTRRYDPPLPDGVLAQAREVSNQWLQIPGRRERGFTLGQFDPDYIRKTPLFVAAGRDERVLGFVNIIPSYRKGESTSDLMRHRTDAPNGIMDYLFLNLFSHQREQGFERFDLGMAPMSGFAEKEAASPEERAVHFFFQYLNFLFSYRGLRQYKAKFATSWEPRYAIYRNPLDLPRLAIALSKVSASVEEEILYA
- a CDS encoding NAD(P)H-dependent oxidoreductase subunit E encodes the protein MTTETIPGVIGISVSGIIEKHAGDRGGLISILQEIQSRYGYLPAEALKTVAVQTGRSLVDIYGVATFFRSFSLKPRGKHVTSVCLGTACHVRGGAAVGDKFKKELGIAVGETTADREFTLETVNCLGACALGPIVVVDGHYFSNVSPVKVKEIVEKAKAGLDNVEIFRDQRIFAVEVSCPRCNHSLMDSDHPVDGYSSIRVTVSFGNEHGWLRLSCLYGSYTVESEFKIPPDIVVNFFCPHCHTELIGASSCPECEAPMVPMIVRGGGVVQICSRRGCKGHILDMGGSLPF
- a CDS encoding GAF domain-containing protein, with product MATRGLLRIDFLREVSEILLISSKCDSVAIQLEEHDNCYWTELQRRRKPPFHYEVIPDRQGIGSVRNGDLRQDLPLKAWRSALLGRIRALTLPPLTEKGSLWIGDVQKLSNDRSPVRKKVSGRPPRAPGDFRSLAMIPIMDDRKKIGLIEMRSARPNFFSKDQIELYEGIAQILGVALVHRITQVKLRERVKELTCLYGISQWVERPGVSQDEILHGIVALLPPAWLYPEIASARILLDDRTYASTNFQEGCHQQKAEIIANGDHRGVVEVTYSEQRPEIDEGPFLKEERSLIDTVAKEVALLIERLQAEEEKIKLQDQLRHADRLATIGQLSAGVAHELNEPLGSILGFAQLAMKSAELPQQTVQDLEKIVAATLHAREVVKKLMLFSRQLPPRTDKVDLNQMVEDGLYFLETRCIKAGIELVRDLHPDLPKVTADPSQLHQVLVNLVVNALQAMPEGGRLTIRTMASNSHVSLIVEDTGTGMTKEVLQQIFIPFFTTKEIGEGTGLGLPVVHGIVTAHGGSIKVDSEVGHGSRFEILLPVSYGFHKEGVESNGIFE